TGTTATCGAAGAGACGGCACAACAAAAGTTGAGGAAGGATTTAGATTCGTTTGCAAGCAAAAATCCGGAGGAATTTGCAAATTTGTTACGGACTTGGCTGGTGGAGGATTAGAGGTGATATGAAGTGGCACGTACCCCGAAAATAACAGGGAAGCAAAAAGCCGCAATTCTCTTGATATCTCTAGGACCTGACACAGCCGCAAGAGTGTATAAGCATTTGCGTGAAGATGAGATTGAACAGTTGACGCTGGAAATTGCCAATGTGCGCAAGGTGGACCTTGAACAGAAAGATGAAATCCTTGAAGAATTCCATCAGATCTGTCTTGCACAAGAATATATTACACAGGGCGGAATCGAGTATGCAAAAGATATTTTAGAGAAAGCGCTAGGGCATCAAAAAGCTTCTGATATTATCAATCGGCTGACAGCTTCCTTACAGGTTCGTCCATTTGATTTTGCCAGGAAAGCAGATCCGACCCAGATTTTGAATTTTATCCGAAGCGAACACCCGCAGACCATTGCTCTTGTATTGTCCTATCTGGAGCCGGCTCAAGCAGCTATCATCTTGTCGGCATTGCCACAAGATATGCAATCGGATGTTGCGCGCAGAATCGCTTTGATGGAGAGCATTTCGCCTGAGATTATCACGCAAGTGGAGCGAATTCTCGAGAACAAGCTTTCGACGATGAGCGTGCATGACTCTTCCAAAGCCGGTGGTATTGACACGATTGTTGAAGTGTTGAACGGCGTGGATCGTTCAACAGAAAAGACGATTCTGGAATCGCTGGAATTACAAGATCCGGAGCTTGCTGAAGAAATCAAGAAACGTATGTTCGTATTTGAGGACATTGTCAATTTGGACAACCG
Above is a window of Fodinisporobacter ferrooxydans DNA encoding:
- the fliG gene encoding flagellar motor switch protein FliG; translated protein: MARTPKITGKQKAAILLISLGPDTAARVYKHLREDEIEQLTLEIANVRKVDLEQKDEILEEFHQICLAQEYITQGGIEYAKDILEKALGHQKASDIINRLTASLQVRPFDFARKADPTQILNFIRSEHPQTIALVLSYLEPAQAAIILSALPQDMQSDVARRIALMESISPEIITQVERILENKLSTMSVHDSSKAGGIDTIVEVLNGVDRSTEKTILESLELQDPELAEEIKKRMFVFEDIVNLDNRSIQRVIRDVDTNDLMLSLKVSSEDVQEVLFQNMSKRMAETFKQDMEFMGPVRLRDVEEAQQRIVGIIRRLEDAGEIVVSRGGGDDVIV